agagtgtgtttattattttaaaaaatggtgtTGTAGTGACATTCTTtcaagttacacacagatttttcatacctttgaacacatttacctcaaaatgatggggcctttCTACtaaccatgtagctatgagagagactGACACAATAAAAACAAcgatggaataaaatgcaaacattattacattttcataagttgaaatttaggggttagggttctgGAACAGTcatctcccaattgaaagtacccactaaatgatgattttatatatacatatatattaagcttactgatatttacattttattgtgggtttcaatagataacaaAAGGATTTTAGTACACATCTAAGACTTGAATAatgaaatgctttttaaatgtgtttttttggttgtgggacagcagtttgcatcaATTTTGTAGATTGGCCCATATAGGTTTTACACTCGTtattgcggtgcattgtgggatcgAGCGCACTTGATAACGTCAGCTATAGTTTCGGACACCACTACAAATGGCTGTTCCCTCAAATAGTGGCCTATTTAAAGCTAAAGGGGGCGATTTCGGACACATGAAAAGGCCTCCAGTCAAGTGTTTTTGAGCTGATTGGAGCTGGACACTGGAGAATAAATAacagatcacagaaataaattacattttaaaatatttttaaatagaaaacagttattttaaatagtaaaaatatttagaaatattactgtttttcctgtactctggatcaaataaatgcaggcttggtgagcagaagagtcttctttaaaaacatttaaaatcttactgtccaaataCTTTTAAGTGGAAAAAAGGATCCTTTATCACTGTTTTATTCCAGGTAAAGGTGGTTTGACATGGATAAGACTATTCATCCATATTTATCTACATCACCTTCCTTTCCTTATAACTCCAACGATATGTAAAGACTTACAAAAAGACTGTCATTCAAACAAATGAAGAGCTATTTAAGATAGGGAATTATTTTTATAGCCTCTAAGTATTGTGActacattaccattcaaaagtttggaaatggcaaagtaaatgtttgtttttacctgtgatggcaaagcagcTATGACTCAGGTCAACTAGGAAAACCTCTTACATGGTCCTTAAAAAAAGTGCTGATTTGGTActcagaaacaacaacaaaaaaacatttcttatcattatCACACAAAACGGATTGTGCTGCTCAATACAATGTTTTTTCAGGTGGTTAAGTTCTGATTACACTTGCATTTCTTAAAGGTCACTGTATGCTTTCTAGTCAGTTTTTTTAATGActattcaaaacattttttttctggtGCTCAGCTGGACACTACATTAAACATTACAAACACCAGCTTCATTTGCAAAACTCAAGAGAAGACTCTGAGTCAGATGCCACTGGACTTTGCTCAATTTTCTAACTAACATTTTCTATCAAAGAAACAAGCATGGCATTAtgattccaaacttttaaatggtacatTATATAAACTACTGTAAAACATACAGGCCATTCAGAAGAAGTGACTAAGGACACTTACAGTGCTGCACGTTTGCTGTTGAAGAGGATGTTTGATTTCTTCATCAAACTGAGCAGCAATCTTCAGCTCACTATGTGTGTTATTCCTTATCCCTCTCCCTTTACTGAGGCGCTCTGCTTTGACTCTGTATATGGCTTGGTAAACCCTCCCTCACTTTTTTTCGCCTTCCTCGAGCTCTGTTCTGCCatccaaaataaatatttaacagtCAGACAACGTGATCAACAACCAAAGGTCACGCCCCActcactccgcccctctcctcCCTCTATTTTTATGATTTTCCCACCCTTACAACTTAGTTTCTGGGGTTTAACTGCTACTCTGATTTAATGCTGATGACCAAATAACTGGACTTGTTGCCCACTGCAGCTACAAGAAAGTACAACACCAAAGATGTGCATTAAGTTTGAATAAGTGAGCGTTTCACATCATTTAATCACAGCACTGACGCCCTTTgtgcatttaatatttaatagttTAACCTGTTCCAACATGAACAACAAAATGAATCAGagtttattattaaacatttgcATCAACTTGATTTTATAGAAATGatcatattttcaaaatgtatttatttgaatattttagaaTCAGGAAAAATCGGTTAAATGTGTACAAATGAATTGGTTACAAAGTAGGAACATAGTTTACATAAGAAAATTCAATTAGTTAAATGCTTGGTTTAACAAATAGATtgcaataaatatatattcaacgcATTCAGTAAATATGTGgtacataaatcagctgtgtaatgcaaattatttttgcaaataaaatacacattttttcagATAAACATACTTTTATAATGTGGTTAACTGTTGTCTGAAGGTCAATGTAGTtttattaaagggacagttcccctaaaaatgaaaattctgttattattactcaccctgatgttgtTGCAAACCTGTAGGACCTgtatttatcttcggaacacaaattaaggcatttctgatgaaatccgagagctttctgaccctgcatagacagcaatgcaactgacacattcaaggcctagaaaggtagtaaggacactgttaaaatagtccatgtgacatcagtggttcaaccggaatgttatgaagctactaaaatgctttttgtgtgcaaaacaaaaaaaataaaaaataaaaaaaaataaaaacgactTTGTTCAATAGAGTGTTTTTACAACACGTCATCAATCGACCATATTGGCGGTAGGCTACTGAGCGtaaaacaatgccactgaagtgaacgaaacttgcatatgattattgctgctgaaattgatcaattattatcatgttttgggctgtactaatcggtcggaccgggaaaaacattttggAGTACTATGGACTGACAAaatttataacaaatcaaggagaagagtgcaaaaaactgtctgaggacaaaaagcatttgtggttggccaaaactGAACCAGCCAGGACGACATTTGCGTTCGtttttatcatttctggtcaggtcgTTGAAATATTAGACCAATATcgtaattaatactgctcatacttatctgtaccacctattaactttggtTTGTCCAAATATTGCCACCTTTCCTGCTTATTAAGTACTTCTCAAtacgatttagcagcttccacacgatTTTTCTATCGTTTAGACATAACAAATTAGCAttacaacgtattcagtagtagcCTACATTAACCGCGCAATTCATGCTGTTGCGTATCTGGGTAACTGACCTCTGTAATTTTAGTTTAGAGGACATAATTAACAAATAGTATACTGATTAACGAGGATTTTCAACTagatgtttaaaatatatttacaaaatcaCTGTTCCAGAAACATACATTTGTTAAATCATGTCTTTTACCTCAAAAACcctgtgtgacaactagccccggtgcTATTTTGACTAGTTTAAATATCATGTATTACCTTTACGTGTTTTTGTCTGTAAATCTCTAACTTCCCTGAAAtcatcagtaaactgttgtattACCATCAAGACTCTAATATAAAAAAAGCCAAACAAAACTAAACCAAATATAGCACTTTCACTTATTAGTACAAACTGCATTTCTCACGCCCAAATCCGTGATTCCTCTTCTCCACCCTTCCTGCATATTTTCACTTACTATTTTAACTAAAAAATAGCTCACTCACTTTTAATTTGAGACTTTCTCTGCAGCACTGCAGCAATACTCATAGTGATGAACACTTAACAGGGACCCAAAACTATTTGGGTTGGAATAAATATCGATTACGTCTAATCAAACAAACGTTCCTAAACATTTCTTCTGTTGTGGGAGTTTATTTTCCTAAACAATACTGACACCTGGCGGAAATGTGTGAGAACAGTAGTGCAAGATCTTACACTTTGTGAGGCTACAagtaaaaaaaagcataaaaaccaGTCAAACAAACTGtttacataaaatgtatttaatacaaaatgtaaaaaaaatagttatatacatatttacattacatatatattaaaaacttTTACATTACAGATTTAGAACCTTTcatcatataaatatatacatataaaaatatataatcaaTACTGAAAATAGAAATACATCATAAGACTGTAAGAAATACAAAATCTGCACACTGCAGCGATAGAGTTGTATTTTACAGCAGCacttataaaattaaaatacattcaatATCAAGGATGTAGAATGTAGTAGGGATGCTTGGGACATCCCTATCAATATCCAGCAACTACTAAATTGTCCCTAGCAATAATTTTGTTCAaaaatttaacatatatacatatatgttgtTGCAATTTCTGACACATCTGAAATAGGTCATATGGTACCACTGATATTACCTGAGAAGCTGAAGTAAACCCTGCGTTTTATGTCTGAATGTCTGAATCAAACCTACGCCTCTGTTCAATATCCATTCAACAAACAGTGTGGACACTACTTGAAATGGGATGGAAACTAGCAGTCATATGGATGGAAGGAACCCAAGGGCTGTCGACACAGAGGGCAGGTCCCAAACTTCATGTGAACCCTCATGGCGCACGGAGTACACAAACATTTATGACCACAGCTCAGACGACTGTTTGCCGCATTACTGTAACACACCACACACTCCTCACAGTCTTGTGCTTTGTGATCTAGCAGAAGAAAAGGGAAGAGATTAGGTGGTGAGATTATGTATTAGACCTTACAATAGCTGCTTTGCACTTGTCTGATTGAGGCTTACCTGTGTTGTCAAGGTGATGGTTTCTCAGGTTTCTCTGTTCCAGTGTGCTCATTTGTTGCTGTATTTTCTGCGTTTCTTTATTTTCAGTGTGTTTGATGTGTTTGAGAGCAGGACACGAACGACTGGTGAAGATCCAACGCTTCATTTTGGAACCTATGACACAAATACACAGACCACAGAGACTGTTAGTTaaagacaacaacaacaaaaatgaccAAGTTTATGTTTATGATGCTTGTTTGTATCTTAGGTCAGGGGTTttcaagttatatatatatataactattctatttttttatttggcaCTTTCCAATGTTTTGGCCATttgtctgaatttttttttttactaatttaaaacacaataaaatttgaTATGCTCTATTCGTTTATATATtctaatatgtacaagtcagaataagcatgttgcttgaatttttgcataaatattgtgttacactgaatgacactGTAGCATTATTCCAACCAAATTTGAACATTTTAATATCCAAaaactttacttacatttaatgtgctttctgtgGACTTTTGAACATTTCTTTTAACGTGGTATATTTTtacgatttatttatttattttagaatcaCATTTACAAGATTTGATATAATTTCTAATATTATATCTTTATATgattaatatgcattattaatattatggaatgaaaaaaagataatttattattttataaaaaaaatcacaagatttgatattattatttataatcttAATATTAACTCAATGATTATTATTACTGATTcttatatataatgttttttacatgatttatttattattattttagaatcACATTCACAagaattaatataatttttttataatattatatcttaatattaactatatatatatatatatatatatatatatatatatatgatttatttattactttagaaTCACATTCACAAgatttgatattattattattattaatcaatacTATATCTTCATATAAACTGTTAATATCAATATTATTGACACTTTTATCTTACATTTTTACTGCTTTATAAAGACTGGTCAGAAATGATGACAttaaatttgatcattttattctACTCTATGTTCATCTTAATTACGAtgacaattaaataaaaagtgcACTTTTCTAGACAATGTTTTAACCATTTTTACAATGACAATATAAAAAACTCATTTTCACTTGGCAAACATCATTAATTATTTGAATTAATCCTAAATAAATTTGCTGTCTTTATAATGTTGCATTAATATTTTAGAACACTGCATGGGTTTTCATGAATATTATGCATCTACATTTTAGGAAAGAATTTGAAAGCCGCCATCatgcttaaaaataaaacaaaaaaaatataaagaaagaaaagtaatgaagaaagaaaattatgtcatttaatcaagagtttctttcttctgcttttTTCTGTCAAAGGCAATGGCAAcagtcaactgtttggttaataGCATTTTTCAGAGTATCTTCTTTTACGTTCAAccgaagaaagaaactcatacagatttggaacagcttgatggtaagtaaataatgacagaatttgtatcTTTAATCCTCTCAATACACAATATGACCAGAAGCCTCACCAAGCATCGTGACTGCCGTGGTCTGTCCATAGACGTCAATCATCGCCCAGACGggccacttggggttcagagtggTCGGTTGCGTGTGTGTTCTTCCTTCAGAACTTCGTATCCTCAGACTGCCATTCCTCTGCAACCAGAACTCAATCTCTGTGCCAGGGCGACATATGTGTTCTGGAACTATTTCAGCCGCGTACAGCGGAGAGTTGGTCAAATCTGGGATGGCCACAGGGGATAAAGTCGTGTGCTCGGGTGAAACATGAGCAAACCCGAGTCGCAGTGCTCCGTGCCAAACTCCATCCCAGCGCTCGACCCGCAGGCGCACCTTCTCCTCTGTCTTCACCGGGCGTCCGCTAAAGGTCAGTCCGTGGCAGAATGACGACTCGTCCCTGCTCACCCGACGACCACCGTCACTCAGCGTTATCAGACGACCCTTCACGTCTGAGTGGAAGGAAATCGCTTTCAGGCTCCACGGTGTGTGACACACGCATTTCACATTATCTGAAGGGGAAATAAACACAAGTCTGGCATTAGAGATTCATCTAAGCGACGTGGCTCTCTCCgttttcatttttcattcataTGTCTCTTTTGCAACTTTCGTTTACATGGGACTTTCCATTGCGTCTTCTTTTGAGCAGTTCAAAAGAGTCAAGAATCGAACTAAATGATTCTGAGCGACTCGAGTCAATCCGTAATGAACTGAGAACAAATATAGTCTACGACGTGAACATTTTATCAACACACATAGGAAAGCAATAGTTCAATACATGCTAAAATAGAACCACTTCAAGTACGTTTAACGTCGTTTACGTTTAATTTCAAATACACTTTTTCTACGACGTGAACATTTTATTAACACATAGGAAAGCAGGTTTTAATCTCAGACAAACGCTAAAAAAGACGTTTAGTAGCCCAGTGTTTGTCTAATGTAAATGCAAATTACATTTAGGTTCTGACAGGAATATGTCAAAATTCTGTCATGTGATAAATCATTGATAACAACCTGAACTTGGACGCATGAAATGACAATAACcttattaataaaaatgaaaacctaATTCTATGAACTGAACCGATTCTTTGAAACGGACTGTTCGAACGAACCGATTCGTTGAGCTTAGCCATTCCTGCTGTCCAACTCACTAGATTTATAGTCACAAGAGGACGCTGCACACTGTCAAAATCACTGTTTCTTAAAGTTTGCGTGTGCATCACATAATCACATAGTCTAATCGATCTAGAACTCTCCGAGGGTTGCAtggtaaataataataacatatgaTTAACACAATATAAAATTTAATCCAACTATTCACTGAGGATTAAATGGTATGCATAACTGTAAATGCATTGGTTCGTTAACGTTCGTAATTTAATTTACaacttatttaaaatgtttaaataccaACATAATTCTCTTTAAACTTAGTCTGACATTTACTTTTTCATTAAGAGatattgttcaaaagttatcGTTTGCATATTTCATCTTCTTACCTTTCTTTTTGTCTGTCATCTTGCTTCCTTAGCCAGCTCTTGGTATCTTCTTCTACTTTAGTACTTGTGTTTCTGTATCTAAGTGGATGGGGAATCTGTTGCTTTTTAAATGCACGTGTTCTGGTTTATAGCTAAACATTTCTCCTCATAGGATGAGGATAGAGGAGGGCACTGTTGGGGGCGGAGCCTGGAAAGTTACCTTGTGGATGACTCCATTTCCTTGGCAGTGAAACACTGAAAAGCTGGGGAGTTTTTACGTATTTAATCATGCATTATCGCTaacctagttttttttttttttcgtattttTTACTAAAACAGCTTGGTAGGAAATGTGGATACAGTAAAGTGATATTTACAACTTACATTTAATAATCACTTTTTGTAATGACAGCATGAACTGTTCTGTACACTCTTAATTATTtagtcaaaaagtatataaaaatgtaCGAT
Above is a genomic segment from Garra rufa chromosome 15, GarRuf1.0, whole genome shotgun sequence containing:
- the LOC141287807 gene encoding E3 ubiquitin-protein ligase NEURL3-like, translated to MTDKKKDNVKCVCHTPWSLKAISFHSDVKGRLITLSDGGRRVSRDESSFCHGLTFSGRPVKTEEKVRLRVERWDGVWHGALRLGFAHVSPEHTTLSPVAIPDLTNSPLYAAEIVPEHICRPGTEIEFWLQRNGSLRIRSSEGRTHTQPTTLNPKWPVWAMIDVYGQTTAVTMLGSKMKRWIFTSRSCPALKHIKHTENKETQKIQQQMSTLEQRNLRNHHLDNTDHKAQDCEECVVCYSNAANSRLSCGHKCLCTPCAMRVHMKFGTCPLCRQPLGSFHPYDC